The genomic region ACTCGTCGAGAAAGATCTGCCTATTGAGAAGAGAACGTTCTACAAAGACGAAGCAAGGGAGATATTAATGAAGGAAGGACTTGTGAAAACGGTCAATCTCTTCAAGTACAGAAAGAAAAGAACCGTGAAGCTTTACCACTGCGATGGTTTCTGGGCGTACTTCTACGGGTATCTTCCACCGAGCACCGGCAGGATCGACGTTTTCGATGTTCAGCCCTACAATCAGGGGCTTGTTCTTGTCCATCCGGATCCAAAAACAGGAGAGCTTCCCGTCATCCACATGCCCAAACTCTCCCAGGTGTTCCTCGAATACGCCCGATGGCTGAACGTTCTGGAACTCGAGTACGTATCCGATCTCAACGATATCATAGCCCGTGGGGAAAGACACGTGGCCGACCTGATGCTTCTTTCCGAAGCACTTCATGAAAAGAAGATCTCAGACATAGCAGATGAAATCGCAAAAGACAAAAGAAAACGGCTCATTCTGATTGCGGGTCCTTCCTCTTCGGGAAAGACCACCTTCGCCAAGAGACTCTCACTCCAGCTCAGAGTGAACGGTCTAAAACCGGTTGCCATTTCTCTCGACGACTACTTCGTGGACAGAGAGAAAACACCGCGTGACGAAAACGGAAACTACGATTTCGACTCGATAGAGGCTCTCGACATAGAACTCTTCAACAGGAACCTTCAGGATCTTTTGGCTGGAAAAGAGGTGGTCCTGCCGAAGTTCAACTTCAAGACCGGAAAGAGGATGAGAGGTCCCACCCTCAAGTTGGAGAAGGACAATATCATCATCGTCGAAGGAATACACGGTCTGAACGAACGCCTGACGGCCTCTATACCGAAAGAGCAGAAGTTCAAGATATACGTGAGCGCACTGACTCAGCTGAACATAGACGATCACAACAGAGTCACAACAACGGACACGCGGCTCATCAGAAGAATCGTGAGGGACTACAAGTTCCGGGGACACACCGCATACGACACGTTGAAGATGTGGCCAAACGTCAGAAAGGGTGAAGAAAGAAACATCTTCCCGTTCCAGGAAGAAGCTGATGTGATGTTCAACTCGGCCCTGGTTTACGAAATACCAGTGCTTAGGATATTCGCCGAACCGCTTCTCGTTCAGGTTCCGGAAGATACACCAGAGTACTCAGAAGCGCTGAGACTTCTGAAACTTTTGGACTTCTTCCTTCCGATCACGAACATAGAAGATATTCCCGATAAATCGATCCTCAGAGAGTTCATAGGAAGGAGTATCTTCAAATATTGATGAGAAGGTTGATACTGCTCTTTGCTATCTTTTCTGTGACTTTGCTTGCGGAGACAATCACACTCGATGCGACTCTTTTGAATTTCGACGATCTGCTGAAGCTTCTGGAGACTCACTCCAGGGTGTTTGATGTCACCCCACCTTCTACAGGAACCGTGGGAAGTATGAGGTACCTCGAGTACAACGGCCACGTTCTTGCAAACGTTGAAGACCTCTACATACTCGACAACAACAAACTGCCGTCTTCTGGGGTCCCGGTGGAAACCTTGAAACTCTTCGGAGTGGATTACGTTCAAACCAGTGAAGGTGTGAAGATCATAACGTGCCGTGTGAACTCGATCGAAGAGATAGGAAGAACCGTCGTTGTGAACTTCGAGGGTGAGAAGAACTTCGACGTTGAACAAACTCAGGACTCTGTGAGAATCATTGCAAAAGATTGGCTCTTGTTCAGAGGAGTCGTTAAGATGCCCGAGGAGGTTCTCTACGAGAAAGAGAACGTCAGAATCGAAAGAACGGCTGAGAGTGATGGCCAGTTCAGAATTCTGTTGTCCGCCGAGTCGTTGGGAAAGTACGTTGTGAAACCCTTCGGTGAAAGGGTCGATCCGTACGAGAAAGATGTCGTTTTTCTCGTGGGTTACGGTGATGGAAGAATAATCGTGAGGAGCTTTTCGAAAGACCTGAACGGGCTGGATCTGCCTGCATATTCAGAATCTTTGAAGCTCGCAAGAAAGATAGCAAATGAGTTGGGCTACAAACTCGAAGAATGCCCCGTGTACGATATACCCGTTGGTGTTGTTGGGATGATCGTCCTTTTGAGGGAAAAAGACGAAATGCCCGTGTTTCTGGATACCATTGAGAGGCTGATGGCGGAATGAGGAAAAGTGTCTTTGTTCTTGTTTTTTTGATGGCATCCGCTCTTTTCTCCGTTGAACTGAAGATCTGTTATCTGAACGAAGATCTCCTTCCCATTGTGAAAGTTACGGAGGGAAGGGACAATCCTGTCCTCGAAATCTTCGAAGCGCTTTCTTCTCCACCCGAGGGATTGAAAACCTTCGTTCCAGAAGGTGTTCTGAGAGCGTACTTCTTTGTAGGTGACTACCTCATTCTCGATTTTTATGGAGAGAAATTGAAGGGAATGGACTTTGATTCGGAGAGGTACTTCCTCCATCAGGTGCTCTACACGATCTTTCTGAACGTGAAGGGTGTGAACAACGTGTACATCATAATAGATGGAAAGAAACGAGATGTTCTCGCGAAGCACGTGGACATCAGATTCAGCTTTCCAAGAGAGGTGTGGGAAAAGTGGCCGATACGCTGAAACCTGGAGACAGAGTACTGCTTTCTTTCGAGGATGAGAGTGAGTTTCTGGTCGATCTCGAGAAAGATAAAAAACTTCACACTCATCTCGGTATCATCGATTTGAACGAGGTGTTCGAGAAAGGTCCTGGAGAAATCATACGAACGTCCGCAGGAAAGAAGGGATACATTTTGATACCCAGCCTGATCGACGAGATCATGAACATGAAAAGAAGGACCCAGATAGTCTATCCAAAGGATTCATCTTTCATCGCGATGATGCTCGATGTGAAAGAGGGAGACAGGGTCATCGACACAGGTGTGGGAAGCGGAGCCATGTGCGCTGTGCTCGCGCGGGCCGTTGGAAGTTCAGGGAAAGTCTTCGCCTACGAGAGAAGAGAAGAGTTCGCAAAGCTCGCCGAAAGTAATCTAACGAAGTGGGGGTTGATAGAAAGAGTTACAATAAAGGTAAGGGACATCTCCGAAGGCTTCGATGAAAAAGATGTGGACGCTCTGTTCCTGGATGTTCCGGATCCGTGGAACTACATCGATAAGTGCTGGGAAGCTCTGAAAGGCGGAGGTAGGTTCGCAACCGTATGTCCAACAACAAACCAAGTCCAGGAAACCCTGAAAAAACTCCAGGAGCTTCCGTTCATAAGGATAGAAGTGTGGGAAAGTCTTTTCAGACCGTACAAACCAGTTCCGGAAAGACTGAGACCGGTGGATAGAATGGTTGCCCATACTGCGTACATGATATTCGCCACCAAAGTGTGCAGAAGGGAGGAAACAGAATGAGACTGAACCAGATTTCAAAGTTTGCTATCGTCAGTGTAGTAGTACTCGTTCTTGCGCTTCTTCTCGGGGGTTCTGCTAAAACGAATCTCACCGTAGAAGAAGTGAACAAGGCATTGGAGCCGTTCTTTGATTCGCTTTCTTACATCCTGAATTATTACTACGAAGCGGACAAGCTTGACATCAACAAGCTCATAGACCACGCGATAGACGGCCTTGTGAAGGGAACGGGAGACGATTTTTCCTACTACCAGGACCCAGAAACCTACCGTGAAAACCAGATAGAAATGAAGGGAGAGTACGGTGGGCTTGGAATAGAAGTGACCTACGATGCGGAACATGGCGCTATAAAGGTAGTGGCTCCTATGTATGGCACTCCCGCCTGGAGGGCAGGACTCAAAGCGGGTGATCTCATCATAACCATAGACGGCACACCCGTGTCTAAGATGACCTACATGGAAGCCGTGAACAACCTGAGAGGAGAACCCGGAACCTCTGTCACGATCGAGGTTCTCAGAGACGGTGAAAAACTCACCTTCACCATCGTGAGGGAGAAGATCGAGATAAAGATGGTGCTTTACTCCTTCATAGAAACGGAGAAGGGAAGAATCGGGTACGTCAGGATCA from Thermotoga sp. Mc24 harbors:
- a CDS encoding DUF4941 domain-containing protein; translation: MMRRLILLFAIFSVTLLAETITLDATLLNFDDLLKLLETHSRVFDVTPPSTGTVGSMRYLEYNGHVLANVEDLYILDNNKLPSSGVPVETLKLFGVDYVQTSEGVKIITCRVNSIEEIGRTVVVNFEGEKNFDVEQTQDSVRIIAKDWLLFRGVVKMPEEVLYEKENVRIERTAESDGQFRILLSAESLGKYVVKPFGERVDPYEKDVVFLVGYGDGRIIVRSFSKDLNGLDLPAYSESLKLARKIANELGYKLEECPVYDIPVGVVGMIVLLREKDEMPVFLDTIERLMAE
- a CDS encoding nucleoside kinase: MRKITLHSKLDGREIVLEENQNLFDIAREYQKYYRYKILAARVNNRIIELFRTPDRSGELEFLDLTDPDGLRIYQRGLVFLASLAVRKLNSEWRLKVLHSLGKGIYCEIYKGNELIVPDQNQVLAIKNKMRELVEKDLPIEKRTFYKDEAREILMKEGLVKTVNLFKYRKKRTVKLYHCDGFWAYFYGYLPPSTGRIDVFDVQPYNQGLVLVHPDPKTGELPVIHMPKLSQVFLEYARWLNVLELEYVSDLNDIIARGERHVADLMLLSEALHEKKISDIADEIAKDKRKRLILIAGPSSSGKTTFAKRLSLQLRVNGLKPVAISLDDYFVDREKTPRDENGNYDFDSIEALDIELFNRNLQDLLAGKEVVLPKFNFKTGKRMRGPTLKLEKDNIIIVEGIHGLNERLTASIPKEQKFKIYVSALTQLNIDDHNRVTTTDTRLIRRIVRDYKFRGHTAYDTLKMWPNVRKGEERNIFPFQEEADVMFNSALVYEIPVLRIFAEPLLVQVPEDTPEYSEALRLLKLLDFFLPITNIEDIPDKSILREFIGRSIFKY
- a CDS encoding S41 family peptidase, producing the protein MRLNQISKFAIVSVVVLVLALLLGGSAKTNLTVEEVNKALEPFFDSLSYILNYYYEADKLDINKLIDHAIDGLVKGTGDDFSYYQDPETYRENQIEMKGEYGGLGIEVTYDAEHGAIKVVAPMYGTPAWRAGLKAGDLIITIDGTPVSKMTYMEAVNNLRGEPGTSVTIEVLRDGEKLTFTIVREKIEIKMVLYSFIETEKGRIGYVRITRFGEKADSDMKNALDKIFEKGVKGLIIDVRDNPGGYLDAALKIVSMFVDKGVILKVRNGFGEEDVYESYGNNYPNVPIVVLVNEGSASASEILTGALKDLGIATVVGRKTFGKGSVQTGFPLSNGGVLFLTTAHYLTPSGKDIHKIGIEPDVLVEENVEEELHAETREQIEVDPEKDPFVKKGLEVLLEKIK
- a CDS encoding tRNA (adenine-N1)-methyltransferase, translating into MADTLKPGDRVLLSFEDESEFLVDLEKDKKLHTHLGIIDLNEVFEKGPGEIIRTSAGKKGYILIPSLIDEIMNMKRRTQIVYPKDSSFIAMMLDVKEGDRVIDTGVGSGAMCAVLARAVGSSGKVFAYERREEFAKLAESNLTKWGLIERVTIKVRDISEGFDEKDVDALFLDVPDPWNYIDKCWEALKGGGRFATVCPTTNQVQETLKKLQELPFIRIEVWESLFRPYKPVPERLRPVDRMVAHTAYMIFATKVCRREETE
- a CDS encoding GerMN domain-containing protein → MRKSVFVLVFLMASALFSVELKICYLNEDLLPIVKVTEGRDNPVLEIFEALSSPPEGLKTFVPEGVLRAYFFVGDYLILDFYGEKLKGMDFDSERYFLHQVLYTIFLNVKGVNNVYIIIDGKKRDVLAKHVDIRFSFPREVWEKWPIR